The genomic stretch CCGGTCGTGCAAGTTCATCCATGGAATTCTCTCACTACGCTGAAGTTCCGAAGGGTATTGCCAAAGAAGTGGTAGAGAAAAATAACGGTAGAGTAGAACTATTATAAGAATTTTAGATTGCTGATTTACGATTCGAGAGTGATCGAGAATCGTAAATCTTAAATCATAAATCATAATTAAAAACATGAGCCAAAAAATCAGAATTAAGTTGAAATCTTACGATCACAACTTGGTTGACAAGTCTGCAGAGAAGATTGTAAAGACAGTGAAGGCTACCGGAGCAGTGGTTAGTGGTCCGATTCCACTTCCTACTCACAAGGGAATTTTTACTGTAAACCGCTCTACGTTCGTGAACAAAAAGAGCCGCGAGCAATTCTTGGTATGCACGTTCAAAAGATTAATCGACATCTACAGTTCAACTGCAGGTACGATTGACGCCTTGATGAAACTTGAATTACCGAGTGGTGTTGAAGTAGAGATTAAAGTTTGATAACGGCGAAAACCTATGTCGTTATTAAGAGATTGAAAACCTATTTTTAAAAAGAGAAAAAAGAGATGCCAGGTTTAATTGGAAAAAAAGTCGGAATGACTTCCGTATTCAGTGCCGAGGGAAAAAGTATTCCATGCACTGTGATTGAGGCCGGTCCAT from Butyricimonas virosa encodes the following:
- the rpsJ gene encoding 30S ribosomal protein S10 is translated as MSQKIRIKLKSYDHNLVDKSAEKIVKTVKATGAVVSGPIPLPTHKGIFTVNRSTFVNKKSREQFLVCTFKRLIDIYSSTAGTIDALMKLELPSGVEVEIKV